A genomic window from Punica granatum isolate Tunisia-2019 chromosome 2, ASM765513v2, whole genome shotgun sequence includes:
- the LOC116197232 gene encoding probable flavin-containing monooxygenase 1 has product MAREQSRYGVISSRVAIIGAGVSGLAAAKQLSHLNPIVFEATDSIGGVWRHYSYESTRLQSLRCDYEFSDFPWLDRDNSSFPSHTEIIDYLTAYAKNFNLLKNIKFNSKVMEIRFVGDGKPTDNLAEFGNLLPGKPVWEIAVQTDSSGTIQWYSFEFVVTCIGKYGDIPKIPAFPCNKGPEVFEGKVLHTTDYSKLDKEATTELLKEKKVVVIGFKKSAIDLALECAEANKGPKGQPCTMIVRTLHWTVPHYWIWGLPFFLFYSTRSSQFLHERPNQSLLRAFLCFLLFPMRRAISKFIESYLLWKLPLEKYGLRPEHPFEEDYASCQMAIMPEEFFPQADQGKIVFKRPSRWWFWKNGVEFEDGTRLKADVVIFATGYDGKKKLRMILPDPFRSLMEFPSGIMPLYRGTIHPLIPNMAFLGYVESVSALHSSELRSKWLARLLGEKFKLPSVEKMLEQTTNEIQIMKRTTRFYKKHCISTFSINHDDEICEEMGWTSWRKKNWVLEAFSPYTSQDYKEEREAEYKKKK; this is encoded by the exons ATGGCTAGAGAGCAAAGTCGGTACGGTGTGATCAGCTCTCGGGTTGCCATTATCGGGGCAGGAGTGAGCGGTTTAGCTGCTGCCAAGCAGCTTTCCCACCTCAACCCGATAGTTTTTGAGGCTACGGACTCAATTGGAGGTGTCTGGCGACACTATTCCTACGAATCCACCAGACTCCAGTCCCTCCGATGTGACTATGAGTTCTCGGATTTCCCCTGGCTTGACAGGGATAACTCGAGCTTCCCTTCCCACACCGAGATTATTGATTACTTGACTGCTTATGCTaagaatttcaatttgttGAAGAACATCAAGTTTAATTCCAAGGTGATGGAGATTCGGTTTGTCGGCGACGGGAAGCCGACCGATAACTTGGCAGAGTTCGGGAACCTGTTGCCGGGGAAGCCAGTTTGGGAGATTGCCGTGCAAACTGACAGCTCAGGGACCATCCAG TGGTACTCTTTCGAATTCGTCGTAACCTGTATCGGGAAGTACGGTGATATACCGAAAATCCCAGCATTTCCATGCAACAAGGGACCAGAGGTATTCGAGGGAAAAGTCTTGCACACCACTGATTACTCGAAACTTGACAAGGAGGCTACTACTGAGCTGctcaaggaaaaaaaggttGTGGTGATTGGCTTCAAAAAATCAGCCATTGATTTGGCATTGGAATGTGCTGAGGCTAATAAAG GACCAAAGGGTCAACCGTGTACTATGATAGTTAGGACACTGCACTGGACTGTTCCACACTATTGGATTTGGGGGTTACccttcttcttgttctatTCCACAAGGTCTTCTCAGTTCCTCCATGAAAGGCCCAACCAGAGCCTCCTTAGGGCCTTCCTCTGCTTCCTCCTGTTTCCGATG AGGCGGGCGATATCAAAGTTCATCGAGTCCTACTTGCTTTGGAAGCTTCCACTGGAGAAGTATGGGTTGAGACCAGAACACCCATTCGAGGAGGACTATGCGTCCTGTCAAATGGCGATAATGCCGGAGGAGTTCTTCCCACAAGCGGACCAGGGAAAGATAGTGTTCAAGAGGCCTTCAAGATGGTGGTTTTGGAAAAATGGGGTGGAGTTTGAAGACGGCACGAGGTTGAAGGCAGATGTCGTGATCTTTGCCACTGGCTATGACGGGAAGAAGAAGCTCAGGATGATACTGCCGGACCCTTTTAGGAGCTTGATGGAGTTTCCTTCCGGTATCATGCCCTTATACAG GGGAACGATCCATCCGTTGATCCCGAACATGGCCTTTTTGGGCTACGTGGAGAGCGTCTCGGCCCTCCACTCCTCTGAGCTCCGAAGCAAGTGGCTAGCTCGGCTGCTGGGTGAGAAGTTCAAGCTCCCAAGTGTGGAGAAGATGCTCGAGCAGACGACTAATGAGATCCAAATCATGAAGAGGACAACAAGGTTCTACAAGAAGCACTGCATCTCGACTTTCAGCATCAACCATGATGACGAGATATGCGAGGAGATGGGTTGGACCtcttggaggaagaagaatTGGGTGTTGGAGGCTTTTAGCCCTTATACTAGTCAGGACTACAAGGAAGAAAGGGAAGCAgaatacaaaaagaaaaagtaa